The DNA window TCCCCTGTCCAAAGATGTCGGACAAACTCAAAATCTTTCTGCAAGCAAACTTGCGTCAACCTTCTGCCCTTTTGCCCCTGGTATCATACAGATCCTGCTGTGCCGAATTCACGCAGTTAGCGCCGTCTGCTGCCGCCGTAATGATCTGGCGCAGTTCCTTGGTTCGGATGTCCCCTGCTGCGTAGATGCCCGGCACGCTGGTTCTTCCGTCTTCGCCGGCTTTGATATATCCGTACGCATCCAGTTCCACCAGTCCTTTTACAAATCCCGTATCCGGTACGGTTCCCACGGCAATAAAGACACCGTCCACATCCAGCTGATGTTCCTCACCAGTCTTTGTCTGTTTCAGAGTTATCCACTGTACCTGCTGCTCTCCGCCGATCTTTTCCACCGTAGTATCCCAGATACAGGTGACATTGTGGAAACCTTTCAGCGCATCCTGCAGTACCTGCGCCGCCCGCAACTGATCTCTCCGGTGGATCAGATATACCTGCTTACAGCTTCGCGCCAGGAAAATTGCATCCTCCACAGCCACATCACCGCCACCGACAACAGCCACCGTCTTATCCTTAAAGAAAGCCCCGTCACAGGTCGCACAATAAGAAACTCCCACCCCGGACAACTCTTCCTCCCCGGGAACCTCCAGCTTCCGATGCACCGCACCCGCCGCCAGAACAACCGCCTTTCCACGATAATCCGCCTTCTTCGTGTGAACAACCTTCCAGTCTCCGTCCAGTGAAATCCCCTTCACCTTCCCTCTCACAATCTCCACACCAAGCCCGGTCACATGCTCCTTCATCTTCTCCGCCAGTTCCAGTCCCCCAATCCCCGGCAGCCCCGGATAATTATCCACCTCATACGTGTTCACAATCTGACCGCCCTGAATAAACCCACTCTCCAGAATAACCACCTTCAACCCGGCACGCTTCCCATAAACCCCCGCCGTCAACCCCGCCGGCCCAGAGCCTACAATAATCATATCATACACATTCTCACACATACACTTCGTCTCCTTTATCTCATAAATGAATTATCATAAAACCTTCACTGGATTGCCCATCACCCAACACCGATTGCAGCAACCATTTCCCCCATTCCATTAAAATTTGTAGAAATCATTTTTTCAGCCCATATTTCTCCGTCCCCACTGGCTACATTCTAACATATTTCCTCATCGATTCCCATACACTGATAGTAATTCCCACCTCCCATGGAGTCCTATGCATATTTCAAAACTCTCCAAAAAAATTTTCATCCCCCTCTTAATTCTCCTGTGTTTCCTAACCTTCCTCCTGGTGCGTGTCCTCACCTACTCCTACTTCATCAACCGCCGTTTCCGCGCCTGCACCAATACCATCTTCACCGCCGATGTATCCGCCAACCCTCTGAACCTCCACTACACCCTCGCCTACCCCGAGTCCACCGGTATCAAGGACTACTCCCTCTCCCTCGGAGCCTTCGACCCCACCCAGCTTTCCGCCCAGAAGATCCTCCTCGAAAACCGCCGCAATCTGATAAACTCCTTCCCAACCAAAGATCTTTCCCCCGACAACCAGCTGACCCAGCAGATCCTCTCCCTCTACTACGAAACCCAACTGCTCCCCGCCAACCAGTACCTCCTAGATGAAACCTTAAGTCCCTCCCTCGGCACTCAGGCGCAGCTTCCTGTTCTCCTCGCCGAATACACCTTCCGCAACAAGGACGATGTCCAGAACTACCTGAAAATGCTCACCTCCGTGGACACCTACTTTGAAAGCATCCTCACCTTCGAAAAACAAAAAGCCAAAAACGGAACCTTTATGAGCGATACCACCGTCGACCGCATCATTGACCAATGCAGTGCATTTATCCAGAACCCGGAGGATAACTACCTGGATTCCGTATTTTCCGAAAAAATCCAGAGCCTCTCCGGCATCTCTGACCAGAAAAAAGCAGCCTATCAGAAACTTCACCACCAGATTCTTACCGGTCAGGTGCTTCCTGCCTACCAGTCTCTGATCGATGGCCTGTCCCTGTTAAAAGGAAGCGGGAAAAATCCGGGCGGACTCTGTCAGTTTACCGGCGGCAGTGCCTACTACGAATATCTGATCAAAAGCAGCTGCGGTGTCTACGATACCGTACCGGAGATTCAGTCCCGGCTGATCCGCCAGTTTCAGACGGATCTTTCTGCTGCCTCACAGCTTATGGGCGATAACACCGCTACACAGGCATTTGCCAGTGAGGTATTTCTTCCTATAATAAATACCCAAACCGGCGGTAACGCTTCGAAAGCACTCACATTTTCAGCCGGACTGATTGACACAGCCTCCGGCCTGTCCTTTACTTCCACACCTGCCTCCGCCGAAGGCTCCCCCGAACAGATCCTGAAGACACTGCAAAAGCAGATCCAAAACGATTTCCCAGACGCCCCTTCCACCTCTTATGAAGTAAAATATGTCCACCCGGATCTGGAAGAGCATCTGAGCCCTGCCTTCTACCTCACGCCGCCAATTGACACGTTAAGTCCCAATGACATTTACATCAACCGTCACGCGAACATGGGAGGACTGGAACTTTATACCACGCTGGCACACGAAGGATTTCCGGGGCATCTTTATCAGACCATTTCGTTTGCTGCCTCCAGCCCGGATCCTGTCCGTCATCTGCTCCCTATGGGTGGTTATGTGGAAGGCTGGGCAACGTATGCGGAATCCTTCGCCTACCGCTATTATCAGCCGGAAACCACCGACGGACAGTTTGCCTGGCTCAACCGCTCCCTGAATCTGTGCATCATGTCCCTTCTCGATACCGGGATCCACTATAACGGATGGAATCAGGCGCGCTGTGCCACCTTTTTATCACAGCTTGGAGTCACAGACACGGCGATCCAACAGGAAATCTATCAGGTGATCGTGGAAGATCCTGCCAACTATCTGAAGTATTACCTCGGCTGCCTGCAATTTCTCGATCTGCAACAGGAAGCACGCGAACTTGCCGGAGATGCTTTCAACCTGCGGGATTTTCATAAAAAAGTACTCGCCATCGGTCCCTGTCAATTTCCAGTATTAAAGCAGGCGGTCATAACCTCTTATTCTTCCTGATGCAAATACCTTTCTGTGCAATACATACCCGCTTTCCATCAAATCTCCAAATGCATTACTGCATTTCTCCGAAAAAAATGCTATACTGAAACCAATCATACGATACTCCCGGAATCCTGCTGCCAGAACAGCGGCAACGGCTTCCGGGAGCCCATACTAAGGGAAAGGAGTTTACATGCGATACGAATGAAGATAAAACAACATACGATTTATTTACTGCTTCTTTTTTTGCTGACTCTTTTCCCTCTCTCCGGCTGTGTTTCCGGTTCCTCATCGGGAAAACAGACCGATACCGAAACAAAGACCGAAGCAAAAACGACATCCCGTGAAACTTACACCGATGTCTGTACACCGGAAGCCAGCCAGACCACTGTATATGGAGATGACACCACATCGCTGGATGCCTCCCACACGGAAAACGGCTATCTGATGCTCTGCTATACCGGTGAGGTTTCCAAGATAAAGTTGCAGATTATGATTCCCGACGGCACGGTATACACCTACACACTGAATCCGGATGCCTATGGAACATATGAGACATTTCCTCTGTCCGGGAGCAACGGTACTTACCAGGCGGATCTCTATGAAAATGTCACCGATGACAAATACGCACTGATTTTTTCCCAGAGCCTCGAT is part of the Blautia faecicola genome and encodes:
- the trxB gene encoding thioredoxin-disulfide reductase — translated: MCENVYDMIIVGSGPAGLTAGVYGKRAGLKVVILESGFIQGGQIVNTYEVDNYPGLPGIGGLELAEKMKEHVTGLGVEIVRGKVKGISLDGDWKVVHTKKADYRGKAVVLAAGAVHRKLEVPGEEELSGVGVSYCATCDGAFFKDKTVAVVGGGDVAVEDAIFLARSCKQVYLIHRRDQLRAAQVLQDALKGFHNVTCIWDTTVEKIGGEQQVQWITLKQTKTGEEHQLDVDGVFIAVGTVPDTGFVKGLVELDAYGYIKAGEDGRTSVPGIYAAGDIRTKELRQIITAAADGANCVNSAQQDLYDTRGKRAEG
- a CDS encoding DUF885 domain-containing protein — its product is MHISKLSKKIFIPLLILLCFLTFLLVRVLTYSYFINRRFRACTNTIFTADVSANPLNLHYTLAYPESTGIKDYSLSLGAFDPTQLSAQKILLENRRNLINSFPTKDLSPDNQLTQQILSLYYETQLLPANQYLLDETLSPSLGTQAQLPVLLAEYTFRNKDDVQNYLKMLTSVDTYFESILTFEKQKAKNGTFMSDTTVDRIIDQCSAFIQNPEDNYLDSVFSEKIQSLSGISDQKKAAYQKLHHQILTGQVLPAYQSLIDGLSLLKGSGKNPGGLCQFTGGSAYYEYLIKSSCGVYDTVPEIQSRLIRQFQTDLSAASQLMGDNTATQAFASEVFLPIINTQTGGNASKALTFSAGLIDTASGLSFTSTPASAEGSPEQILKTLQKQIQNDFPDAPSTSYEVKYVHPDLEEHLSPAFYLTPPIDTLSPNDIYINRHANMGGLELYTTLAHEGFPGHLYQTISFAASSPDPVRHLLPMGGYVEGWATYAESFAYRYYQPETTDGQFAWLNRSLNLCIMSLLDTGIHYNGWNQARCATFLSQLGVTDTAIQQEIYQVIVEDPANYLKYYLGCLQFLDLQQEARELAGDAFNLRDFHKKVLAIGPCQFPVLKQAVITSYSS